CAAAAGGGAACAGTTTGtggtcaagaaaaaaaaagtattattttacTAGGGAAGTGAAAATGTCATGTATAGGAATAATAAGAATAGAAAAATAGCAACTTACACGAAGCTCAGTGAAGCTTCTGGCAacactttccaaaaataacaaaGGAAGGTTGTCGTTTAGGGACAATTAAATTAACAAACTTGCAGATTATAGACACCCTCCACGGTTACATCGCAGATTCCCTCCTGCTTTCTCTTTCTCGTCGAGAGATAGTTTGTCTGTACTGCAGCAACTTGCTATCTAATATATATGCGTGTCTACGTGTGTGACAATTTGCTCTTATAATAATACATGCGACTGACTATAAATTTACGCACCACCACGAAAATCTATTGCTAACGAAAACTACTTCGTCCATTAAACATATATAGCCTTAAGTAtgaatattttgtatagttatatAGGCTTTCTATTATTGCAAAAAGCACTAAGATTATCCGAATGAAGCTTGTGAATTTAAAAGCGTTTAATTCTTTTTAATGGAAATAACTGTTTGCAAACTGAATTCTGAGTTCCGCTTGGTTGTTTCATCATTGATGGATCCCCTTGTGGAATACTAGCTAAGAAGAATATCTATGTAGAAAACTGccatagaagaaaaaaacagaatagACGAAGAATCAAAACGGccacataagaaaaaaacaaactgCCCTATATAGAATGACCATTATATCTGTTAATATTGCTAGAGTCACAACTCATGCAATAACTTTCTTAACTAGAATGATTCCTTAATCACtgagcatatatatatagtctagTATCATAGAACCATTGCTTTATACTTCGTTTAATTTGTAGCTTTTGATTCTGATAGATCTTTCAGACTGAATATTTTCTGTTTGATGTATATTGGGAAATATCGTGGCCTTGTCCCTTAGTTTCAGTTCCTAAAgcaaaaaaagtaaaatcaacttgtgaaagagaaaaataagaaaatatataatattagtatTTATCTATTTGCATAGGATTAAAAGGGAAGAAAATATGAGGAACGATGTTAAATCATACTCTATAATCATATAGCAAAAGAAAAGGACAAATTCATCCAAGATCCCAACAACCTCTACTATCATTGGAGAGGAAATAACACTAACATGTGCAACACTacttacataaatatttaacattacTTATAGAAAAGGACATAAATAAAATgacaaattaaatttaattgatGCAGACGTACATGCAAAAAGGTGCCTCGAAATCGACCTGGAAGTGATACCGTCTTTGTCTATTactcaatttttctttttgcaatACTGATTCAATCATTATAATTTGCTGAAGAAGACATGTCCTAGCTATGAGACAATCTCCAAGACTATGTTACAAGCATAATCACAACCCGGGGGAAGAAGAAAAATACCAAAAGAGCATCcgtactttattttattttggattaGAGAGGAACATCAAATTAATGGTTTTAAGATATCGGTTTGTATTTTGACTAGATATTATATGCTTTTATTCATTTGCTTCTAAAAATCCAGTGAATATCATGATAATGTCAGAGATCTGAGTGCGAGGAGACGCTTGAAACACGAATAGAGGAGGAAAAGATCCAATGGGACAAATCTTATAGCATCCAATATAAATAGGTGTTGTTTTCTTATTgtaattatatttgaaaaatccCAAACTTTCTATATAGATCTATTTAGATGGTCCTCTTTCTTTTTAAGTGCAGCTAGCCCACAGTGAgcaataaattttcatttattatatgaTGGCACGAAAGCTGGTAATAAGTAGATCAAAATAGAAACCTGAATCGGTATAGATTTTATttgttagaccatctccaatgtatttttctatttttacctctaaaatagaggaactctataatagagttgggttttactccaatgtattttttttaaaatagagatctctacaTATAGAGCAAAATATAGAAGaatgctatttcttcctctataaatagaggagaaaatagcaatctctCTTTTAGAGGCAAAAATAGAGATGTGTTGGAGTGATTTTgcctctaaatgctattatagaggtagaaatagagttgggttggagatgctcttagtatAGTTCTGTTATCGCTAGCAATCCAAAGGCAAACTGATAAAATGCGAGGCGTAAACGATGTATGTgtaaatgttttcaaaatccATAATTATATCTTAATATAGTCTTCTGttgaaattaagaaaaatttaaacgTCTAAACACCAACAATGGTGTCCATCAACACGTGACAAATAtttcataatttgttttaacAGTTAAAAATGATACTACTACATTTTactataaaagaaaaacatttggCGAAAAAGTCGTCAGATAAAACCATAATAGAACAGGGGAGGACCACGTAGGTGCCCATTTGCAcgtattttggatttttcaaGTAGCCCTCATGGTTAAGATTTGGGTCCAAAATCCACTATTTTACATAATGTTGTATATATTATGGTGCAGAAAGCAAGAAAATAAAGACAGGtacaatttataatatttcattttttgtatTACGTTCATATAGTGTGAGCTAACGACAGCTTGCTTTAAAGATGAGAACGTGAATGTTTTAAACTttctatatatactattatattgtATTGGTGTAAAAAATATACTGTATTGGTGTAAACTGCATTATATATATACCTATATATTTGTCTGTAATGTGATTTATACCAAAATATCTACATTTCATATATATACGAGTGCATACCAtgatttcaaattaattttgaaattatatcttattttattagtttgataaatatttatttttcatctaaTCAGTTTCTTTCTTATCGATTTATTGGTTTATTGAATGAAACTGTAAAATGTATAGAGTAGTTTTCTTATTCTCTTTAAAAGGTAAATATAAGATTTTACTATATATAGGCGAAACATTCCCGTACTATGTATGTGACAATTCAAAGGAAACAATCTAAGCTATATAGGTAGCAAGCAACTGATTCCTAGAATTATTATTTATGCAACAGAAAAACTTGCATATTTGTtctatcaagttttttttttaagatggaGGTGATTTTTAGTAAACTCAATATGATTGGTGTCTAAAAGAGTAGTAGACTCAACCTTTTTAAGTAATCAGTTTTAAAACATATAGCGTgagtattttaattaattaagatcAATCAACTTCAGGTGAGTGCGGTTGGGAGTGTTTGAATTCAGATAGAGAAAACTTTTCATACCATTTTCTAATATGTTTTATACATAACATTCATTTCACCCAATGCTATTGGTTCAACGTTCTTCTCAGATAGTATGAAAACTAGTTAGTGTCAACTCTATTTTCAGGTACATAAAGacgttgaaaaataaaataaatcagtcCACCCTTGGGGTAGTAAAAAGGAAATGTGAAACGAGAGAACAATTGAAGATGAATGCATGGAATAGTGTGTGGGTAAGGCAAGGCACATGCTCCACAAAGTTGCGTGAGGGGTAAGTATCACTCTTCTTGTGCCCTCTTTTACTCTTTACTTTTTgggtgaaaaaaaaataaaacgctCTCTCAGCCGTTGGATCtcttttttccttcatcatgctTCCGTCATCCTATTTGGTCCCACGCCATCTCATATCATTATAGTATTcagtttctattttttctttttacttcgGATTTTCAACTCTCTTGTTTTTCGTTTTAACAAGTTGCTTCCTCTTCAAATAGTCTTTGGAGAATTTAAGAGCTCAAAAGGTGCTCAAATCCGTCATCTAGTTCCCAAGAAAAAGTAATACTGTATGTTAAATCTTTTTAGTTTTCTCAGTGGAGAATGGTTTTGTTTTCTTCCAAAACTATGTCAggcataatatatttttaatcagtaTTTGTAAACGCTggagttttattaaatttaataatatattggCTTTTCAGAGGTTAGGTtagatgaatgaaaaaaatgtttctatgaacattaaataattctttttgtttttgagaaaggaccattaaataaaattttatatgaatatataattataatatcgTTTTTCCTTCTCAAAGGAGCACAAGATCAAACATGCTCGTCCTAATTCAgtagttttataatattttcggCAGCTATACTGCTAGTCTTCTACTCTTACGTACTTATTAGACCTCccaattatttttcatttttatttgccTAAAACAGACCCAATAAACAAACATAGTACACGcaacatttaaaacaaaacaaatataaaatacattgaggaaaacatatatttatatatatatatatattaccatcaccaaatatatatagattttagaaagaccaaatattattttgttgttaGAGAAAACCTTGTGGAACTTGATACCGCTGCAATGCCAATGGCTAATGCCAACTTCAGACGTGTTCATGGACGCTAAAAACAGATAGAAATTACCTATAAACAAAACCTTAGCTGAAAACCTAAAACGAACACTGATGACGAATGCTAACGTATCATATCTATCAATTGCGTCGAAATTAACAAGGACCCTATCATTGATTTCTTCTTTTGGTAACATTTGGAGAAGCACGCAAAGAACATAATGTTTTTCCAGTATGCTATAAACAAGTGACATCACAAAATTTTGATCATTTAACTTTTTCCAATAAttgcattttattttcaaatgtcAGATACTAACTCTAAATAGGTTGATTCCTTGGGTTTTCGTGTAGCCTAACATTTCctttataaaaaataacttttagttCTTCTTTCTTGTCTAGAGCATCCTCTTAATCACCCTACATCACCTGAGCATAACTTTCCATTTCCACTGAAAATATACACAATTAACATCTCATAAACCAAAAGTTTCAAATTTTCCTATAAGAAAGCCAAGTAAAATGGAAGTAAACACCAATACTATACATACTTAAAAAGGTCATGGAATCCAAAGTGTAAGAAAAATAATACCACATAGATATTAtgatatatagagagagagatgagagacaaatagaataaataaaaaaaggaattgTCCAGAAAAATACGGAGTACAGGAAGAAGTAGAAAAAGTAATATAATGATGGAAAAAGATAAAACATCACGCAAAACCTTAAAAGAAAGTCGTCTAGTTGTCgtgtcttgctctctcctcgaATAGTTTTTTGCCGAAGTTTTCACGTCAAATTTTTAACCCTAAAAAAATTTTCATCTCTCCTTTGTATCATACTATATTAGTACAACTAGTACCCACCTCTCTCTTTCACCTAGCTAACCTTCTCGTTTCTCTTACTCTCCCTCCCTCTTTCGCTTTCTTTCTCCCAATACAAAAAAATGTCAGTCAACCATTACTCCAcggaccaccaccaccaccacaacacTCTCTTCTGGCAGCAACTCCACACCACCGACGCAACAGAGACCACCACCGCCACGTGGCTCAACCAAGACCAGAAAGAGTCTCTCTTCGAGAAAACTCTCACACCAAGCGACGTCGGCAAACTCAACCGCCTCGTCATACCAAAACAGCACGCGGAGAAATACTTCCCTCTCAACGCCATCTCCAATAATGCTGACGCGTCAACGGAGAAAGGGATGCTTCTAAGCTTCGAAGACGAGTTAGGCAAGTGCTGGAGGTTCAGGTACTCTTACTGGAACAGCAGTCAAAGCTACGTGCTGACTAAAGGATGGAGCAGATTCGTCAAAGACAAACAGCTTGACCCAGGCGACGTCGTTTTCTTTCAAAGGCAACGCTCTGATCCCCGGAGACTTTTCATTGGCTGGCGTAGACGTGGCCAAGGCTCCTCTTCCGCCGTTGCCAATCCGACGTCGTATTCTAGCTCAATGGTAGCTGCTCCTCCGTATCTCCAAGTCCACGCCTCTAGTAACTACTCTAATCCTCCTTCTCACTCGGAGTATTCCCACTACGGTATGTTAATATATTTCTCCTTATTTACCATATGCTATTTTCTTACTACTTGTTAATTTTAGTTTCTTTAATTGTAGGGTTAGTCTTATGTTGTCGGGATAATTACAACATTAAAcacctaaatatttttatttatagtttatCTTCTAATAGTGTATGATAAAACTGAGTTAAGTCACATTAGCtatgattatatttttctttgtaattaAAAAAGACCCCAacaatttatagttttatacaACTTATTATCTCCAAGTTGTTGTTTAATAAATCTATACACGCGCACGGAACAGCGCGTGTAGAATACCGTCCAATACCATGAGACAAACGTGACTTGTGTTCAGTTGTGTTCgtgttttctttgtttgtttcctCCAATAAATTAAAGAAGCGCACGTGTCGTTTTACAGGCGCCGCCGTAGCAACAGCATCGGAGACTCACTCCATACCATCGTCTTCCGCCGTCGGGAGTTCAAGGACGGTGAGGCTTTTCGGTGTGAATTTGGAGTGTCAGAGGGATGAAGACGACGGAGATGATTCCGTTGCTGCCACGACCGCCACCGAGTGTCCTGACGGTTATTACGGCCAAAACATGTACTATTATTACACTCCTCATCCTCATAACAtggtaattttactttttacctTTGAAATGTTATACTAGTACTATCAATCGATTAGGGTGCATTATATCATCATTATGATAATTATACATACAGATGGGTGATGCTGTTTCTCGAGATGAGACAGCTGAAATTACTATAATTTAATAAACGAGTACTGATTAGGAGAGATTTTTTGGGTTAAGTAGTAATATAATTAAGCGGAATCAGGAATCTGTTAAGAGACTAGACTTTTGAGCAGTCGCACATGGCCACTTTGTTAGTGACTTAACCCTGCTTTGTAtgaattctttattttttgtctGAGCCcactttcatttattttaatagaagaCAACTAATTAATAAAGTATATATGCTGGTCTCTGCAATCACTGTTGCTTTGTTCATTCTAACAATGCTAAGGAAATGTTAATTGTTAGGTTTGattgtttaaataaggaaatatttcttttgattaacttaaaaaaggaaatatgtaTAACAAAATTGATGTTTGTTTGTATGCATTTTACAAAGTATCTTTGTTATAAAAGAATGATAGTGATAATTTTTggaataattttatgaaaacagAATATAGCTTTCACGGGGGATACGATGAAGCAGCTTGGAGATAGACGAGGATGAAAGATCCAAAGAAGTGACAAAGAATTTGGAATTGACTTAAAGCTTTTATGGGACCAGACTTTGAGCATTCTCTATAGCCACAGAGGCCCATTTTCTGGAAAAATTGTAtgcaatttttaataaaaatatctcaTTGGCTTCCGTACCCTATGTAACTAATTcggaaaaatagaaatataaattgcTGAAATTTAGgaagactctttttttttatctacttgCAAagtcagaagaagaaaaatggaataacAAAATACATCTCATGATGATGTGTTTACACATGCATATGTATAGTTGTACTTGTCTAATGATGAGTATATACACATTTTCTTCTGGTGAAAGATGAAATCGGGAAACTGATGagattattatataaaagtGGGCCAAATAAATGATGGTTTGTGGAATTGGAAGTACTATAGTCATATGCTTTCACCTTTTCACCACCTTCTTTGATagtttctcactttttttttgtttttgtttcgatGAACAATGTCATTGCTATGGAAGGCATGGTTCAATTCAAATAGTCTAACCAAGGATCAAATCAATCAAGTCACATgtatattattatgtattttattccCGGGAGCCTAcaattttttgacaaaaagagAAACTTTAAGAGAGTCCTACAAGAACCTGTTCATTTTTCATGTACTAAGGTCAGATGAACAGTGAATCATCTGTTGAAAGCGATCGTCTGTTCATGTACTGCTTCTTTTAGTGCTCTTCAACATTTATATCTCattcataaaaattatatatccaaatcaatcaTTGGATCAGTCATCCACCTCCCATGTGCTTCCAAAAAGAAACTGTGCTATGATCCAATGATATCTTTAACTAGCACATACATTGTTTCTTCATCAGTTTATTATATCTCAATAAACCATTAAACATGGGTTTACATTCATGATTTGATGGTTTAATCAACCTGATTTCTGATAAAATAGACTACAGTCAGACAAGGGACTAATCCCAAAGCTGCTTTCGGTAGTGAGGTAGCTATAGCTTCGTTATGACTTATCGATAAGCGAAAAGAAAATTGCCAATCTCTACAATCATTTCAGTGTATGCTTTTGTCAAAAAGAACCTCTCAAAACTATCTGCGTATAGGCACCAAAGGAGTAAAGCTAAGGTTTGATTAGACAGAAAGTTTCCATAACAGAGATGGTAACAATACAGCCTTATCATGGACCACTCACTAACTACAAATGCTCGGGGTTGTATGCGCACATGTTCCAACTTTGAGTGCAGTAACACTGCTCATCCCTAAggcagacacatttgctgacttGACAGCATGGGTTGATATTCAACAGGTAATGCAAAATATACTTCAAGCGACTTTGGTTTCCATCTTACTTAGCCACAGGTGATTCTCTATAGGGCCCATGCAGATTCAGGAAAATACACTTACTTGTTGACTTGAAGGCTAGCCGATCTCCGCCCAATGGTTTAGTGGCTTTACAAGTGGGAGGGACCCCCTCAGACATGCGCCATTATCACTAGTCTTTCAAGCTTTTGGCTACATTTAAGATGCTCAGTGGCCTCTCCTGCATTAGGGGTTCGTCCtgcaaatataaagttttgatcATAACAAGACAAAGTACAGCTCTGAATCGACTGCTCAACTTTTCCCTGAAATCTATCTGATATCTATGCTTTCTAATAACTTAACTTTTCTGAGACAGCATTATGTGAGACTATTACAGATATCATGGATTTTTAAATCCACTAATAATGCATTGGTTAAGGTCAACAGTGACTAGGGAAGACAAACAAATGTGTACAGGAAATCACAAAAGaagatttacatttttttttctaaccaaAACTAAGAGATGCTTACTATTTTTCCAGTGGGTTGAAACAGTCTTCTGAGTCCCTGACATATAAAAGGTATCTCTGCAATGATCCAGCTTGTGCTCAGAAAGAGTCCTTGAGAAATGTAATCTGAATAAGCTGTATGGGAATCAGACAGTATATCATCAGTTTCATCACAAAAGTTTCTTGTAACCTGTGTCCTCCCTACAGCAGTTTCACAAGGAAGCTGCTGTGAAAAGTGAAAAGTGAAAACTGGAACTTAGATCTACGACAAACATTTTCaagctaaatatatatttgttcttTCTAGAAGTTGCTTCACAAATAGGCTACATTTTGCGCAAAGGACTACATAGTAGATAGAAGTCTCTGGATTCTTGCGGTACAATCAAAGAATCCAAGATCTAGCAAAAGTACATACTCTGCATTCACCTAAGGAATCCAGATTCTGGAGCTAACAAAGTAAAATCTCATGTAGTCTTTTTAGAGTTGTCAGATGATTCATCTTTAGGAACTTGAGACTCTTCTTTGCTCTGCATGACTTGCTGGACACCCTCATGGTAACCTTTGATAAAGCTCGCAAGAGCATCTTTGTAATTAGAAGCACGCGTCATGTACACACGGTGTAAAGCAGGCCTTAAAGTCTCCATGCCACCTCTTGCAGCTACCGCTGTAACAACAGAAAATAAATGATTATCAACGAAAATGATAGACAATAGATTATTCATAGTAGGTTCATACCAAGATCTTCCAAAACAGAGGGCTCTTTCTCAGTATCTTTGGCTTGTTTCTTGGGTTCAGCATCACCCTGCTTCT
Above is a window of Brassica napus cultivar Da-Ae chromosome A10, Da-Ae, whole genome shotgun sequence DNA encoding:
- the LOC106419199 gene encoding B3 domain-containing protein At5g06250-like isoform X1, producing MSVNHYSTDHHHHHNTLFWQQLHTTDATETTTATWLNQDQKESLFEKTLTPSDVGKLNRLVIPKQHAEKYFPLNAISNNADASTEKGMLLSFEDELGKCWRFRYSYWNSSQSYVLTKGWSRFVKDKQLDPGDVVFFQRQRSDPRRLFIGWRRRGQGSSSAVANPTSYSSSMVAAPPYLQVHASSNYSNPPSHSEYSHYGAAVATASETHSIPSSSAVGSSRTVRLFGVNLECQRDEDDGDDSVAATTATECPDGYYGQNMYYYYTPHPHNMNIAFTGDTMKQLGDRRG
- the LOC106419199 gene encoding B3 domain-containing protein At5g06250-like isoform X2 translates to MSVNHYSTDHHHHHNTLFWQQLHTTDATETTTATWLNQDQKESLFEKTLTPSDVGKLNRLVIPKQHAEKYFPLNAISNNADASTEKGMLLSFEDELGKCWRFRYSYWNSSQSYVLTKGWSRFVKDKQLDPGDVVFFQRQRSDPRRLFIGWRRRGQGSSSAVANPTSYSSSMVAAPPYLQVHASSNYSNPPSHSEYSHYGAAVATASETHSIPSSSAVGSSRTVRLFGVNLECQRDEDDGDDSVAATTATECPDGYYGQNII